The following is a genomic window from Coriobacteriia bacterium.
CGTATCCCTTCCCATGGCACGAAGGTTGTCCTGCAGGAAGGCGACCGTGTAGCGGGACGGGTCGACGGTGCCGATGAACGTCGCGTTCTGGATGATGACCTCGATGCTCTGCAGCGTCTCCTGGATGTAGCTGCCCGCCAGACGCGCGTAGTCATCGTTCAGCCCGACGACCCGAGTGTCGACGCCGATGGACGACGGGAGAGACTCGAGCATGAAGTCCCAGAGGACCCTCTCGCCCATCGATCCGGTCACGATGTCGTTGCAGATCGCGACCTTGGGCCGGGACTGCTCGCCAGGGATCGGCGCCGAGTCCTTCTCGCCCTCCTGGAAGTGGTAGACCACGCTGCTGAAGACGGTCTGGTGCCGGATCGAACGACTCCGCAGCTTGTCGATCAGCACCTTGTCGCCGGTGATGCAAGGCTCTCCTTGCCGCGTGATCACCGGCGCTAAGAGGTCGCTCTCCGGCTGTATGTTTCCTTCGGGGTACCCTCCTACTTCCAAGAAACGGTCTCTTCGCACGAGCAACGGCATGTACAGACCGTCGTCCGCGACCCGGTCCTCGGCGACGGAGCCGGCGAACCCGAGGAAGGCGGCCTCATCGTACTCTTCGGCCTCGGTCCCGAAATCGCGTTCGATGCCGTATTGGCCGCTGCGCAGCTTGCCGGACTCGACCAGTCGCGAGACGACGCAGTTGGAGCCGTCGTAGCCCGCCCAGAGCGACTCCAGCCAGCGCGGGGAGAAGGCCATGTCGGTATTGATGAAGACGAGGACGTCGCCACGAGCCTGCTGGGCGCCGAAGTTGTAGGCACGGTAGACGTTGTTGATGTACCACTCGGCCTGCTGCTCGGGCGTGTTCTTCCACACGACGTGGGGCAGGTAGTTGTCTCGCAGATACTCGAGAACCTCGTCGCTTGCGTCGTTCGCAACGAAGAGGAACTCCTTGTCGCGCATGTCGGTGTGCCTGAGCACCTGGCGATGTACGAACTTCGCCCAGTCCACGCTCTTGTACACGAGGGAGATGATGGAGAAGCCCGGCCTGAAGACCTCTTCGCGATACCGCTCGACGAAGGACAGGGACTCCTCGAAACTGAGAGGACCCGGCGGCGGATCGTCTCTGCGCAAGTCCGCCGGGAACAACTCAGCGGGGACTCTCTCGAGGTCGAGCCTCTCTTCGCTCACCAGCCGGTCGAGCATGTCATAGCCTCGCTGGCCGTGTCTGCGATAGACCAGGTACTTATGCGAGAGGTTCCGCTCGTTCGCGAAGCCGTAGTGGAGGACCCCCAGATCCCCACTCTTCTCGATGCGCTGGATGGTAGAAGGGTACTGCGCCTGGTGGAGGCCGGGGCCGGCCACCTCATAGCCCATGCCGGGCATGACTCTCCAAAGGCGCACGAACCAACCCAGATCGAACAGGCTGTCCAGCCGGCGCCAGGAGTCACTTCGCCAGATGTTCACCTCGTGCAACTGGACACCGTCGATGCCGTGGGCCGCACTCCACCCGCACACCTGTTGAAGACGCTCTCGGTCCTCCGTCGCGAGGACCTCGTCGGCATCAAGCCACAGTATGAAATCCGGTGCGAGCTGGAGGGCGCGGTCGAGCAGGACCTGCTTGTGACTGATCTCGTTGGCGAAATCGTTGTGCACGCCGCGGATGACGTGGGGTGTTCTCCCCAGCATGTACTCGTACGTGCCGTCGGTGCTCCCATCGTCATACACGACCAGCGCATCCACGAGCGGGATGACATGGTCGACGAAGCGCTCGAGATTGCCCTTGCGCAGTTCGTTGTACACCTGAGCGATGCATACGATCCTGAACTGCTTCTCGGGCGCGATCGGTACGGGCGACAG
Proteins encoded in this region:
- a CDS encoding glycosyltransferase, with the protein product MATNRVGAPAPLNWHVDFIVRLAALLRPCVYVELGLYQCELFNQVIPFAEQLVGVDAGPASGEYMEPAPNARFVCATTQDFARQLHESPMSIDMLFIDADHSRESVLRDFKDYFSFVSPHGIVLLHDSHPGDAELTQPGYCGTGYQAVEELSRDTSEYEMMTIPISPGLTLCRKRASQLSWMEGEVASLSPVPIAPEKQFRIVCIAQVYNELRKGNLERFVDHVIPLVDALVVYDDGSTDGTYEYMLGRTPHVIRGVHNDFANEISHKQVLLDRALQLAPDFILWLDADEVLATEDRERLQQVCGWSAAHGIDGVQLHEVNIWRSDSWRRLDSLFDLGWFVRLWRVMPGMGYEVAGPGLHQAQYPSTIQRIEKSGDLGVLHYGFANERNLSHKYLVYRRHGQRGYDMLDRLVSEERLDLERVPAELFPADLRRDDPPPGPLSFEESLSFVERYREEVFRPGFSIISLVYKSVDWAKFVHRQVLRHTDMRDKEFLFVANDASDEVLEYLRDNYLPHVVWKNTPEQQAEWYINNVYRAYNFGAQQARGDVLVFINTDMAFSPRWLESLWAGYDGSNCVVSRLVESGKLRSGQYGIERDFGTEAEEYDEAAFLGFAGSVAEDRVADDGLYMPLLVRRDRFLEVGGYPEGNIQPESDLLAPVITRQGEPCITGDKVLIDKLRSRSIRHQTVFSSVVYHFQEGEKDSAPIPGEQSRPKVAICNDIVTGSMGERVLWDFMLESLPSSIGVDTRVVGLNDDYARLAGSYIQETLQSIEVIIQNATFIGTVDPSRYTVAFLQDNLRAMGRDTSQQEENMRAARRLVTNSIQTAISYPEYDFDIISVGVDSDLFRPIERAPLREELGFGDERIGIFVGSFDEVKGWSSVEACVRMYPDITWILVTKKDESFEAPNARVYSRIPQELLVKLLNCADFFIVGSPVETQCLAAVEACLCDTPVIMRSVGILKQFSEEERRKAGVIGDDLASAVADIKDLEFSPREVILSKGLTVQDSMRRWRVLLEEVFQEIATERARSDPPEGEVGR